The genomic segment CCGTTCCGGCAACGAGCCACGACCGAGAGTCCGGGGCGTGACGAACCGCCCATCCCGACCCGCCGGGCCCCGCCGGCCCAGCCAACTGCCTAAGGTGTTCCGCATGCCTGGAGTCCGTCTGCTGCCCGAGCGCTGGCAGAAGTTCATCCACGAGGCGCTCAAATTCGGCATCGTCGGTGGCATCAACACCGTCATCAATTACGCGGTGTTCAATGCTCTGGCACTCACGGTTTTCCGCGACGGCCAGCTGAAGGCGACAGTGATCGCGACGATTGTCGCCACGATCACGTCGTATCTGATGAATCGTCACTGGACGTACCGCGATCGACCGAAATCTGCACTTCGCCGCGAATACGTCCTGTTCTTCGTTTTCAACGGTGCTGGTCTGCTGATCGAACTCGGCGTCCTGGCCCTGGCCAAGTACGGCCTCGGCGTACACGGCCTGCTCGCGCTGAACGTCGCCAAGACCATCGGTGTCCTGCTGGCCACGCTGTTCCGCTTCTGGTCCTACCGGACGTTCGTCTTCCAGCCGGTGCCCAAGCACGCCGAGGAGACCTGGCACTCGGTGCCGCGTGACGAGTGGGACAACGTCGCCGAGATGGACCCGGTCGCCGAGCTGGCCGAGTCGGTGAGCGAGCTGGAGGAGGAGGAACCGCCGCCGGGCGCCGGCCAGGCGGCCGACTTCCCGCCACCACGGGGCCGTCCCGCACCCGCCGACGCCGGGCTCGGCGCGCTCGGTGCCGACCTGGACGCCGAACTCGCCGCGGAACTCCAGCCCCGCCGCGCCCGCCGCTGAACGACGAAAGGCCGGCACCCCTTCTCCGGGGCGCCGGCCTTCTCTGTCGGACGGGTCAGGGCTGGTCGCGCAGGGACTTGCCCTCGGACATGTCGGCCAGGATCTCGCGCATCTCGCCGTCACCCAGGCTGTGCTTGTCGTGGTGCGCCTCGACCAGCTCGTAGAGCTTCGTCTGCACCCTGTCAACGCCCGGCACGTCGTGCAGCACCGACTGGCCGCGCTCACCCGCCGACTCGATGGTCAGCGTGCCGCAGCCGAGCAGCCGCTCCACGAAGCGCTGGTTCATCGCGTGGTCGTTGATCCGGGTCAGCGGCAGGTCCCGCCGGTTGCGCGACAGCACCCCCTGCTGGAGCAGGACGCGCTCATTCGTGAACAGGTAGTGCGTGGTGCGCCAGACCAGAAACGGCCACAGGCCCAGCCACAGCACCAGCACCAGGGCGACCACGGCGATCGCGTAGAGCGCGATCGTGCCGCCGCTGCCGTCGGGCAGCAGAAGCCAGCCGGCGACGACCGCCGCGACGGCGAGCACGAGCACCAGGACCGGCCGGATCAGGGCCTTCCAGTGCGGGTGCAGGTGCAACACGACGTGCTCGTCCTCGGTGAGCACGTCTTCGGGGAACGCCACGGGGGAACCTCCTCGCAGA from the Micromonospora sp. WMMA1947 genome contains:
- a CDS encoding PH domain-containing protein encodes the protein MAFPEDVLTEDEHVVLHLHPHWKALIRPVLVLVLAVAAVVAGWLLLPDGSGGTIALYAIAVVALVLVLWLGLWPFLVWRTTHYLFTNERVLLQQGVLSRNRRDLPLTRINDHAMNQRFVERLLGCGTLTIESAGERGQSVLHDVPGVDRVQTKLYELVEAHHDKHSLGDGEMREILADMSEGKSLRDQP
- a CDS encoding GtrA family protein; protein product: MPGVRLLPERWQKFIHEALKFGIVGGINTVINYAVFNALALTVFRDGQLKATVIATIVATITSYLMNRHWTYRDRPKSALRREYVLFFVFNGAGLLIELGVLALAKYGLGVHGLLALNVAKTIGVLLATLFRFWSYRTFVFQPVPKHAEETWHSVPRDEWDNVAEMDPVAELAESVSELEEEEPPPGAGQAADFPPPRGRPAPADAGLGALGADLDAELAAELQPRRARR